In one Corynebacterium bovis DSM 20582 = CIP 54.80 genomic region, the following are encoded:
- the gatC gene encoding Asp-tRNA(Asn)/Glu-tRNA(Gln) amidotransferase subunit GatC encodes MSEISRDDVAHLARLARLDLTEDELTGYARQIDVIVDAVAAVRTVDTDGVEPLSHPTQNVDGDVDVMREDVVEPGLTPEQALDQAPAQDRQRFRVPQILGE; translated from the coding sequence GTGTCCGAGATCTCCCGTGACGACGTCGCGCACCTCGCGCGGCTGGCGCGACTCGACCTGACCGAGGATGAGCTCACCGGCTACGCCCGGCAGATCGACGTCATCGTCGACGCCGTCGCCGCCGTCCGCACCGTCGACACCGACGGCGTCGAGCCCCTGAGTCACCCGACGCAGAACGTGGACGGTGACGTCGACGTGATGCGGGAGGACGTCGTCGAACCGGGCCTGACCCCGGAGCAGGCGCTCGACCAGGCCCCGGCCCAGGACCGGCAGCGGTTCCGGGTGCCCCAGATTCTCGGTGAATGA
- the ilvA gene encoding threonine ammonia-lyase, biosynthetic, which yields MTPGRYLRDIVSAPVYRVARHTPLDPMPALSARLGHTVLLKREDLQPVHSFKIRGAFTRMAALSEEERRAGVVTASAGNHAQGVALSGSELGIRSVIVMPVTTPSIKVDAVRAFGGEVVLSGESFDEAKGHAEHLRDTEGLTYVPPFDDAAVIAGQGTAGLEIFQDCAEVDRVFVPVGGGGLAAGVAVLLKQLRPGIVVVGVEPEESACLTAALEAGHPVPLERVSLYAEGVAVKQIGTEPFRLCREYLDEVVTVSSDEISAAVKDIFDDTRAIAEPAGAVATAGLKRYVADHDVEGETLVTVLSGANINFHSLRYISERAELGEGGEAFYAVTIPEVQGSFLRFCDILGGRSVTEFNYRLGDRTPGSPAAATARVFVGVQLKNGREERDAIAASLREAGYDVVDLSDDDLAKEHVRYMVGGRPAETVSERAFSFEFPEHPRALLRFLTVLGTRWNITAFHYRSQGMDYGRVFVTFEGVDGDETFNAHLTELGYHVTDVTDSPAYTLFLQPW from the coding sequence ATGACCCCCGGGCGCTACCTCCGGGACATCGTCAGCGCCCCGGTCTACCGGGTCGCCCGGCACACCCCGCTCGACCCGATGCCCGCCCTGTCCGCCCGCCTCGGCCACACGGTGCTGCTCAAGCGGGAGGACCTCCAGCCGGTCCACAGCTTCAAGATCCGCGGCGCCTTCACCCGCATGGCGGCGCTGTCGGAGGAGGAGCGGCGCGCCGGGGTGGTCACGGCCTCGGCGGGCAACCACGCCCAGGGCGTCGCCCTGTCCGGCAGTGAGCTCGGCATCCGGTCGGTCATCGTCATGCCGGTGACCACCCCGTCGATCAAGGTCGACGCCGTCCGGGCGTTCGGCGGCGAGGTCGTCCTCTCCGGGGAGAGCTTCGACGAGGCGAAGGGCCACGCCGAGCACCTCCGGGACACCGAGGGGCTGACGTACGTCCCGCCGTTCGACGACGCCGCGGTCATCGCCGGGCAGGGCACCGCGGGCCTCGAGATCTTCCAGGACTGCGCGGAGGTCGACCGGGTGTTCGTCCCCGTCGGCGGGGGCGGTCTCGCGGCGGGGGTCGCCGTGCTCCTCAAGCAGCTGCGGCCGGGGATCGTCGTCGTCGGCGTCGAACCGGAGGAGTCGGCGTGCCTCACGGCCGCCCTCGAGGCCGGGCACCCCGTCCCCCTCGAGCGCGTCAGCCTCTACGCGGAGGGTGTGGCGGTCAAGCAGATCGGGACGGAGCCCTTCCGGCTGTGCCGGGAGTACCTCGACGAGGTGGTGACGGTGAGTTCCGACGAGATCAGCGCCGCGGTGAAGGACATCTTCGACGACACCCGCGCCATCGCGGAGCCGGCCGGGGCGGTGGCGACGGCCGGGCTCAAGCGGTACGTCGCCGACCACGACGTGGAGGGCGAGACCCTCGTGACGGTGCTGTCCGGGGCGAACATCAACTTCCACTCGCTGCGCTACATCTCCGAGCGCGCGGAGCTCGGTGAGGGCGGCGAGGCCTTCTACGCGGTGACGATCCCCGAGGTCCAGGGCTCGTTCCTGCGGTTCTGCGACATCCTCGGCGGCCGGTCGGTGACGGAGTTCAACTACCGCCTCGGGGACCGCACGCCCGGGTCCCCGGCCGCCGCGACCGCCCGGGTGTTCGTCGGTGTCCAGCTGAAGAACGGACGGGAGGAGCGCGACGCCATCGCCGCGTCGCTCCGGGAGGCCGGGTACGACGTCGTCGACCTGTCCGACGACGACCTCGCCAAGGAGCACGTGCGGTACATGGTCGGCGGCCGTCCCGCCGAGACGGTCAGTGAGCGGGCGTTCTCCTTCGAGTTCCCCGAGCACCCGCGGGCGCTCCTGCGGTTCCTCACGGTCCTCGGGACGCGGTGGAACATCACGGCCTTCCACTACCGCAGCCAGGGCATGGACTACGGGCGGGTCTTCGTGACCTTCGAGGGGGTCGACGGCGACGAGACGTTCAACGCCCACCTCACCGAGCTGGGCTACCACGTCACCGACGTCACGGACAGCCCGGCGTACACGCTGTTCCTGCAGCCGTGGTGA
- a CDS encoding 3'-5' exonuclease, with protein sequence MSTAPRFDPSRMLGFDLETTGTDPRTARIVTSALVSIDGRQRDDLELLADPGVEIPEEATAVHGISTAHAREHGRPHDEVLAETVERIRRGWEDGATLIVFNAAYDLTVLRSLDPGFTVDGLVVDPYVIDRAKDRYRKGNRKLSTVCAHYGVELDNAHEATADAVAAARVAWKLSRAFPEITRMDAGELMIAQSTWYYEEQTDLQRYFTEKGRDITVNTSWPVES encoded by the coding sequence ATGAGCACCGCACCCCGCTTCGACCCGAGCCGCATGCTGGGGTTCGACCTCGAGACGACCGGCACGGACCCCCGCACGGCCCGCATCGTCACCAGCGCCCTCGTCAGTATCGACGGCCGTCAGCGTGACGACCTCGAACTCCTCGCCGACCCCGGGGTGGAGATCCCGGAGGAGGCGACCGCCGTGCACGGCATCAGCACCGCCCACGCCCGTGAGCACGGCCGCCCCCACGACGAGGTCCTGGCCGAGACCGTGGAGCGCATCCGGCGCGGGTGGGAGGACGGGGCGACGCTCATCGTCTTCAACGCCGCCTACGACCTCACGGTGCTCCGGTCGCTCGACCCGGGGTTCACCGTCGACGGGCTCGTCGTCGACCCCTACGTCATCGACCGGGCCAAGGACCGCTACCGGAAGGGCAACCGGAAGCTCTCGACCGTCTGCGCGCACTACGGGGTGGAGCTCGACAACGCCCACGAGGCCACCGCCGACGCCGTCGCGGCCGCCCGCGTCGCCTGGAAGCTCTCCCGGGCCTTCCCGGAGATCACCCGCATGGACGCGGGGGAGCTGATGATCGCCCAGTCCACCTGGTACTACGAGGAGCAGACCGACCTCCAGCGGTACTTCACCGAGAAGGGCCGGGACATCACCGTCAACACCTCGTGGCCGGTGGAGTCCTGA